Proteins from a genomic interval of Thunnus thynnus chromosome 5, fThuThy2.1, whole genome shotgun sequence:
- the gins3 gene encoding DNA replication complex GINS protein PSF3, whose protein sequence is MDTQSYLPAQPGVGMEENFLSLDDILLSHERLPVRTECSFPRLGFLEKSSDTQDIPEGTKMELPLWLSKGLYEKKRRVLSVELPKVYKEGWRTVFNADSNVVDLHKMGPYYYGLGSQMLHFDSPENPDIAQTLLQTFIGRFRRTMDSSQNAYNEDTSALVERMDCLEKALFKSGQSGLNGFQSWEKGQASQLTASSLVLNYRKRKITDIQS, encoded by the exons ATGGACACACAGTCGTATCTTCCCGCACAACCTGGAGTGGGGATGGAGGAAAATTTCCTGTCTCTCGATGATATTTTGCTGTCTCATGAGAGGCTTCCCGTCCGGACAGAGTGCAGTTTTCCTCGGCTTGGATTTTTGGAGAAGTCGAGTGACACACAGGACATACCGGAG GGCACAAAGATGGAGCTTCCTCTGTGGCTGTCCAAGGGTCTGTatgagaagaagaggagggtgTTGTCAGTCGAGCTTCCTAAAGTATACAAAGAGGGCTGGAGGACCGTGTTCAATGCTGACTCCAATGTGGTGGACCTGCATAAGATGGGGCCCTACTACTACGGCCTGGGATCCCAGATGCTGCACTTTGACAGCCCGGAGAACCCAGATATCGCCCAGACGTTGCTGCAG ACGTTCATTGGTCGATTCAGACGGACCATGGACTCTTCCCAGAATGCCTACAACGAGGACACGTCGGCCCTGGTGGAGCGGATGGACTGTCTGGAGAAGGCGCTGTTCAAGTCAGGGCAGAGCGGCCTCAATGGCTTCCAGAGCTGGGAGAAAGGTCAGGCCTCACAGCTCACCGCCTCTAGTCTGGTACTTAACTACCGCAAGAGGAAGATAACCGACATACAGTCCTGA